CTCTACACCGAGGGCTCGGCGTTCAAGGACGTCCTCGACATCGAGGGCGTCGATGCCTCCCGGACGACGTGTAACAACATCCACGAGATCTACGAGGTCCTCGGGGTGGAGGCCGCCCGCGAGGCCATCATCGAGGAGACCCGGGACACCCTCGAGGAACAGGGCCTTGGCGACGTGAACATCCGCCACCTCATGCTGGTCGCGGACATCATGACCAACGAGGGGACGATCGAGTCGATCGGCCGCCACGGTATCTCCGGCAACAAGAAGAGCGTGCTCGCCCGGGCCGCCTTCGAGGTGACGGTGAACCACCTCCTCGATGCGGCCATCCACGGCGAGGTCGACGATCTGGACGGCGTGATCGAGAACGTCATCGTCGGCAAACCGGTGAAACTCGGGACCGGCGACGTCGACCTGCGGATGCGGGCGAGTCGCTCGGACTGAGATGCGTGTCAGCCTCTCCGATACGGCACGGCAGTACCTCGTCCTCTTCGAGGACGTGACCGGGGCGACGGCCGTCGATTGTGTGCTCGACGAGGCCCACGAGCAGGTGCTCTTCGTCGTGGCCGCCGGCGAGATGGGCCAGGCGATCGGGCCGGACGGGAAACGGGTCAAACGGCTGGAGGCCCGTCTCGGGGAGGACGTGGAACTCATCGAGGACGCCCCGACGCCCGAGGGGTTCGTCGCGAACGCGCTCGCGCCCGCGGCGGTGTACAACGTGACGATCTCGGAGAACGACGACCGGGTCGCGTACGCCGAGGTCGACCACGAGGACCACGGCATCGCGATCGGTGAGAAGGGGCGCAATATCGAGGCCGCAAAGCGATTGGCAAAGCGCCACTTCGACGTGGACGACATTCAGTTGACCTGATTTTTGGTCCAGCTTTTTGGCGGGCCTTAGGGCCCGCGAAAAAGGCGGGTGTGGCGGCTGCTCTCAATAAATCTCCTTCAGTTAGCGGTCTTTTTGGTCCAGCTTTTGGCGGGCCGTCAGGCCCGCAAAAAAGGTGGGTGTGAAAGGCCGAGTTTAAGTACATGGGTGGGTTAACCGAGCGTATGTCGAACGGCAAGTACGCCGCCCGCAAACTCAAGAAGGACCGCCAGAACCACCGGTGGTCCGACTCCGATTACGCGCGGCGGGAGCGAGGCCTTCGCACCAAGTCCGACCCGCTGGAAGGTGCACCGCAGGCCCGTGGCATCGTCCTCGAAAAAGTCGGCATCGAAGCCAAGCAGCCCAACTCCGCGATCC
This region of Halodesulfurarchaeum sp. HSR-GB genomic DNA includes:
- a CDS encoding NusA-like transcription termination signal-binding factor, whose amino-acid sequence is MRVSLSDTARQYLVLFEDVTGATAVDCVLDEAHEQVLFVVAAGEMGQAIGPDGKRVKRLEARLGEDVELIEDAPTPEGFVANALAPAAVYNVTISENDDRVAYAEVDHEDHGIAIGEKGRNIEAAKRLAKRHFDVDDIQLT